From the genome of Chlamydiales bacterium, one region includes:
- a CDS encoding helix-turn-helix domain-containing protein encodes MEKIDDYLQINEAAAYLGISPSTLRNWEKQGKLTTHRNPINSYRLYKKKDLESLLKSIRNSSSSK; translated from the coding sequence ATGGAGAAGATTGACGATTATCTACAGATCAATGAAGCCGCAGCCTATTTGGGTATTTCACCCAGCACTTTGCGCAATTGGGAAAAGCAAGGGAAACTAACAACTCATCGCAATCCCATAAATAGTTATCGCCTTTACAAGAAAAAGGATCTTGAAAGCCTTCTGAAGTCAATCCGTAATTCAAGCAGCTCTAAATAA
- a CDS encoding DUF3987 domain-containing protein, whose protein sequence is MIENINRPDEPQPNIASKFLTRFDEEGFFTFQTFADCKTSNASYLTRILHGTFDEHHAELLRLNQLGAGIFFTVNATDGRGRSGANITKIRAVFVDLDGAPLDAVYDSPLEPHLIIQSSQGKYHAYWIVEGVALDQFTNIQKILAMQFQGDTKVCDLPRVMRLPGFHHRKSEPYLTHVIQENHHQSYGVEQFMSAFKMNVNLVSQEEPRLSVEHDPILKALQEKNMLRNPIPSKPGGWEMICPWVSSHTTNDFGTHYFEAHTNGYAKAGFHCFHSHCKGKNIEHLKTWLRTKSPTVLDNDWASPIPLPESLPEVAQFNEALLPSSLKGWILDIAERMQIPPDFSAATLFVILGSLIGRKLGIYPKQMDNWIVVPNLWGAVIGRPSLLKSPAIAEVMKPLERLILESMEEHKIQQSHFEKQNMIMDAQKAALKEKLKQAAKKENSPWRLISQSYQDVVPKREAIIISLVGKLQCQMGDVIGMVGQC, encoded by the coding sequence GTGATTGAAAATATCAATAGGCCAGATGAGCCACAGCCGAACATAGCCTCAAAGTTTTTGACTCGTTTTGATGAAGAAGGATTTTTTACCTTTCAAACATTTGCTGATTGTAAAACGAGCAATGCCTCATATTTGACTCGCATTTTACATGGAACATTTGATGAGCACCATGCTGAATTACTGCGTTTGAATCAACTAGGAGCTGGAATCTTTTTCACAGTTAATGCCACGGATGGCCGAGGACGTAGTGGAGCTAACATAACAAAAATTAGAGCTGTATTTGTCGATCTTGATGGTGCACCTTTAGATGCTGTCTATGATTCTCCTCTGGAGCCTCATCTCATCATTCAATCTAGCCAAGGAAAATACCATGCTTATTGGATTGTAGAAGGAGTAGCGCTCGATCAATTCACTAATATTCAAAAAATTTTAGCAATGCAATTTCAAGGAGACACTAAAGTTTGTGATCTTCCTCGAGTCATGAGACTTCCTGGCTTTCATCATCGTAAATCAGAACCGTATTTAACCCATGTCATTCAAGAAAATCACCATCAATCCTACGGCGTTGAGCAATTTATGTCTGCTTTCAAAATGAATGTAAATTTAGTTTCTCAAGAAGAACCTCGGTTAAGTGTAGAACACGATCCTATTCTAAAAGCCTTGCAAGAAAAAAACATGCTTCGAAATCCCATTCCCAGTAAGCCTGGAGGATGGGAAATGATTTGTCCATGGGTTTCTTCTCACACCACAAATGATTTTGGTACTCACTACTTTGAGGCCCATACGAATGGATATGCAAAAGCTGGATTTCATTGTTTCCATTCTCATTGTAAAGGTAAGAACATCGAACACCTCAAAACGTGGCTCAGAACTAAATCTCCAACAGTACTAGATAATGACTGGGCAAGCCCAATTCCTTTGCCAGAAAGTTTGCCAGAAGTCGCACAATTTAATGAGGCTCTTCTTCCAAGCTCTTTGAAAGGGTGGATTTTGGATATTGCCGAACGAATGCAGATTCCCCCAGATTTTTCAGCTGCTACATTGTTTGTGATTTTGGGATCATTAATCGGCAGAAAGCTTGGTATCTATCCAAAACAAATGGACAACTGGATCGTTGTCCCCAATCTCTGGGGCGCAGTGATTGGCCGTCCTTCTCTTCTTAAATCGCCTGCCATTGCCGAAGTTATGAAACCTCTTGAACGATTAATTTTGGAATCGATGGAAGAGCATAAAATTCAACAATCTCATTTTGAGAAGCAAAACATGATTATGGATGCCCAAAAAGCGGCCTTAAAAGAAAAATTGAAACAAGCCGCGAAAAAGGAGAATAGCCCATGGCGTTTGATTTCACAAAGTTATCAAGATGTGGTGCCAAAGCGCGAAGCAATCATCATCAGCCTTGTCGGCAAGCTGCAATGCCAAATGGGCGATGTTATTGGCATGGTGGGGCAATGTTGA
- a CDS encoding septation protein SpoVG family protein: MNIKKVEIVPIKPREGLIGFASIVIGDCFYLSSIGVHTRLDGKGFRITYPTKKVGDINVAIFHPLEKELSKEIERAIFEKAAQVFA, encoded by the coding sequence ATGAACATCAAAAAAGTCGAAATAGTACCGATCAAACCTCGTGAGGGATTGATTGGCTTTGCCAGCATTGTGATAGGTGACTGCTTTTACTTGAGCTCCATTGGAGTTCATACCCGTCTTGATGGGAAAGGGTTTCGAATCACTTATCCCACCAAAAAGGTCGGCGATATCAATGTTGCCATTTTTCATCCTTTAGAAAAAGAACTCAGCAAGGAAATAGAGCGGGCCATTTTTGAGAAGGCTGCTCAAGTGTTTGCATAA
- a CDS encoding ATP-binding protein, with protein MDQLEFEELLNLIQNADESERVEVKRSAEKIGDSALETISAFSNEPGLGGGYLVLGLTKNDSNKAPRYKVTGVSNPDKLQSELVTLCRQNFNKPIRPAIDVLLHPQGPIIVAYISEAETYEKPIFIKSRGIEKGAYRRIGPTDQLCTPEDLDMLYQFRSQKKFDKTVLEEASWKDFDPQAIAAYRVYRKEVNAKAKELAWNDQELMIALRAAVEVKNVIKPTVAGIILFGTEMALRRLFPISSRIDYITVEGREWVPHPEKRYSQCYEFGEALVLAIPRVIANIMRDIPHAFSMQPNSIFRKDIPLIPDVVIREAVCNAVMHRDYRAGQTIQIIRYANRIEFLNPGYSLKPEDQLGLPGSITRNDQIAEVLHDLQIAEVKGTGIRTMREAMREANLSVPFFESDRTANKFTLTLLTHHFFDEKDIEWLKNFKEFDLTDEEARTLIVVREMGAITNADYRNINCVETLSASASLRRLRDLGLLEQKGRSNATYYVPTSKLLTGHIKPNLQSSNLPGLDSNLPSSNSNLPSLSSTLPSSTGQVVSSLFASIPEDLKSKIENLRKKSDIEEVKSLIKDLCSLRSFRIQELSEILKRNPKYIKEVYLKSMIESGILEYTFPHQSSHPQQAYRTKK; from the coding sequence ATGGATCAACTAGAATTTGAAGAGCTATTAAATCTCATACAGAATGCTGATGAATCGGAAAGGGTTGAGGTCAAACGATCAGCTGAAAAAATTGGTGATAGCGCCTTAGAAACCATTTCTGCTTTCAGCAATGAACCTGGCTTGGGTGGTGGCTATTTAGTTCTTGGGCTTACGAAAAACGATTCTAATAAAGCTCCTCGCTATAAAGTTACTGGAGTTTCTAATCCTGATAAACTCCAAAGTGAACTTGTGACCTTATGCCGTCAAAATTTTAATAAACCTATTCGACCTGCTATTGACGTGCTTCTTCATCCACAAGGGCCAATCATCGTTGCCTATATTTCTGAAGCTGAAACTTATGAGAAGCCTATTTTCATTAAAAGCCGAGGAATAGAGAAGGGAGCTTATCGAAGAATTGGACCTACAGATCAATTATGCACCCCAGAAGATCTTGACATGCTTTATCAATTCAGATCTCAGAAAAAATTTGATAAAACAGTATTGGAAGAGGCATCCTGGAAAGATTTCGATCCGCAAGCTATAGCGGCTTATCGTGTATATCGAAAAGAAGTTAATGCCAAGGCGAAAGAACTTGCATGGAATGACCAAGAACTCATGATTGCCCTAAGAGCCGCCGTGGAGGTCAAGAACGTAATTAAACCAACAGTGGCGGGGATTATCCTGTTCGGAACTGAAATGGCTCTACGTAGATTGTTTCCGATTTCATCGAGAATAGATTATATCACTGTCGAAGGAAGAGAGTGGGTACCACATCCTGAAAAACGCTATTCGCAATGTTATGAATTTGGCGAGGCTCTGGTTTTGGCAATCCCTCGTGTCATTGCCAATATTATGAGAGATATCCCCCATGCTTTTTCGATGCAGCCAAACAGCATTTTTCGTAAAGACATCCCTTTGATACCCGACGTTGTCATTAGGGAGGCTGTCTGTAATGCTGTCATGCATCGTGACTATAGGGCTGGTCAAACGATTCAAATTATCCGCTATGCAAATCGCATCGAATTTTTGAATCCAGGGTATTCATTGAAACCCGAGGATCAACTTGGACTTCCTGGATCAATAACGCGTAATGATCAGATCGCTGAAGTGCTGCATGACTTACAAATTGCTGAAGTAAAGGGCACGGGGATTCGGACAATGCGTGAAGCAATGCGTGAAGCTAATTTATCTGTCCCCTTTTTTGAATCAGATAGAACAGCTAATAAGTTCACACTGACATTACTGACACATCATTTTTTTGACGAGAAAGACATTGAATGGCTTAAAAATTTCAAAGAATTCGATCTGACTGATGAAGAGGCTCGAACTCTTATAGTTGTCAGAGAAATGGGGGCGATCACTAATGCAGACTATCGAAACATTAACTGTGTGGAAACCTTGTCAGCTAGCGCCAGCTTGCGACGATTGAGAGATTTGGGTCTTCTAGAACAAAAGGGCCGAAGCAATGCAACCTACTATGTTCCAACAAGTAAATTATTAACGGGTCATATAAAGCCTAACCTTCAGAGTTCAAACCTACCTGGCTTAGACTCAAACCTACCTAGTTCCAACTCAAACCTACCTAGCTTGAGTTCTACCCTACCTAGTTCCACTGGTCAGGTTGTGTCTTCATTATTTGCTTCCATTCCAGAAGATCTAAAATCAAAAATTGAAAATCTTAGAAAAAAATCTGATATTGAAGAGGTTAAATCTTTAATTAAAGATCTTTGTTCTTTACGTTCGTTTCGCATTCAAGAACTTTCTGAGATATTAAAACGAAATCCAAAATATATAAAAGAAGTCTATTTAAAAAGTATGATTGAATCAGGAATCCTCGAATACACATTTCCTCATCAATCAAGTCATCCCCAACAAGCTTATCGGACAAAGAAATAA